In a genomic window of Plectropomus leopardus isolate mb chromosome 6, YSFRI_Pleo_2.0, whole genome shotgun sequence:
- the polb gene encoding DNA polymerase beta, producing the protein MSKRKAPQESLNEGITDFLVELANYEKNVNRAIHKYNAYRKAASTIAKYPNKIKSGEEAKKLDGVGAKIAEKIDEFLQTGKLRKLEKIRNDDTSSSINFLTRVTGIGPAAARKFFDEGVKTLEDLKKIEHKLNHHQQIGLKYFEEFEKRIPRAEMEKMETLILGELKKIDTQYIGTICGSYRRGAASSGDIDILLTHPDYTSQTQKQPKLLHAVVDHLESLGFVTDTLSKGETKFMGVCQLQQSDEDEEEYLHRRIDIRLIPKDQYYCGVLYFTGSDIFNKNMRTHALDKGFTLNEYTIRPLGVTGVAGEPLLVDSERDIFEYIHYKYKEPKDRSE; encoded by the exons ATGAGCAAAAGGAAAGCGCCGCAGGAATCCCTTAATGAAGGAATAACAGACTTTCTTGTCG AGCTGGCCAATTATGAGAAAAACGTCAACAGGGCAATACACAAGTACAATGCTTACAG GAAAGCAGCATCTACGATTGCCAAGTACCCTAACAAAATCAAAAGTGGTGAAGAAGCCAAGAAATTG GATGGTGTTGGAGCTAAAATAGCAGAGAAGATTGATGAGTTCTTGCAGACTGGAAAACTACGTAAACTGGAAAAG ATTCGTAATGATGACACCAGCTCCTCCATCAATTTCCTCACCAGAGTTACTGGAATTGG CCCTGCTGCTGCAAGGAAGTTTTTTGATGAAGGGGTGAAGACATTAGAAG aTTTGAAAAAGATTGAGCACAAGCTAAACCATCATCAACAGATTGGACTCAA gtattttgaGGAATTCGAGAAGAGGATACCACGTGCTGAAATGGAAAAGATGGAG actctTATTCTTGGAGAGTTGAAGAAGATCGATACTCAATATATTGGGACAATCTGTGGAAGCTACAGAAGAG GTGCAGCGTCGAGTGGTGATATTGATATCCTGCTGACCCACCCAGACTACACCTCTCAGACTCAGAAGCAG CCCAAACTCCTTCATGCTGTGGTCGACCACTTGGAATCACTTGGGTTCGTGACTGACACACTGTCCAAAGGAGAAACCAAGTTCATG ggagtctgccagctgcagcagagtgatgaagatgaggaagaaTACCTTCACAGGCGTATTGATATTAG GTTAATTCCGAAGGACCAGTACTACTGTGGTGTTCTGTATTTCACGGGAAGTGATatcttcaataaaaacatgagaactCATGCTCTGGATAAGGGCTTCACTCTTAACGAGTACACCATACGCCCACTTGGAGTCACTG GTGTGGCAGGAGAGCCTCTGTTGGTGGATAGTGAGAGAGACATCTTTGAATACATCCACTACAAATACAAAGAGCCAAAGGACCGCAGCGAATAA